A window from Corvus cornix cornix isolate S_Up_H32 chromosome 8, ASM73873v5, whole genome shotgun sequence encodes these proteins:
- the SLC6A9 gene encoding sodium- and chloride-dependent glycine transporter 1 isoform X1, which translates to MAAVSKPGPLGPSQQNGAVPGEQGKQEKSVKRGNWGNQIEFVLTSVGYAVGLGNVWRFPYLCYRNGGGAFMFPYFIMLVFCGIPLFFMELSFGQFASQGCLGVWRVSPMFKGVGYGMMVVSTYIGIYYNVVICIAFYYFFVSMTHVLPWTYCSNPWNTPDCVGVLDGNLSNRATLNFTQLLNTTQKRTSPSEEYWRRYVLNLSDDIGNLGEVRLPLLGCLGVSWVVVFLCLIKGVKSSGKVVYFTATFPYVVLTILFVRGITLEGALTGIMYYLTPQWDKILNAKVWGDAASQIFYSLGCAWGGLITMASYNKFNNNCYRDSIIISITNCATSVYAGFVIFSILGFMANHLGVDVSKVADHGPGLAFVAYPEALTLLPISPLWSILFFFMLILLGLGTQFCLLETLVTAIVDEVGNEWIIRKKTFVTLGVAVAGFLLGVPLTTQAGIYWLLLMDNYAASFSLVVISCIMCVAIMYIYGHRNYFKDIEMMLGFPPPLFFQICWRFISPAIIFFILVFTVIQYRPISYNDYVYPTWAISIGFLMALSSVICIPIYAIYKVCRSEGDTLLERLKNATKASKDWGPALPEHRSGRYAPAFSPSTESHLEVQPLQPEKGQSEAAAASPVQGSNGSAHSQDSRL; encoded by the exons ATGGCAGCTGTGAGCAAGCCAGGCCCCCTCGGACCCTCTCAGCAG AACGGCGCCgtgcctggggagcagggcaAGCAGGAGAAGAGCGTCAAGCGTGGCAACTGGGGCAACCAGATCGAGTTTGTGCTGACCAGCGTGGGCTACGCCGTGGGCCTAGGCAACGTCTGGCGCTTCCCATATCTCTGCTACCGCAATGGGGGAG GTGCCTTCATGTTCCCCTACTTCATCATGCTGGTGTTCTGTGGCATCCCTCTCTTCTTCATGGAGCTCTCCTTTGGGCAGTTTGCCAGCCAAGGCTGCCTTGGCGTCTGGAGGGTCAGCCCCATGTTCAAAG GCGTGGGCTACGGGATGATGGTGGTGTCCACATACATCGGGATCTACTACAACGTGGTGATCTGTATTGCCTTCTACTACTTCTTTGTGTCCATGACGCACGTGCTGCCCTGGACATACTGCAGCAACCCCTGGAACACGCCCGACTGCGTGGGGGTGCTGGACGGGAACCTCTCCAACCGTGCCACCCTCAACTTTACCCAGCTCCTCAACACCACCCAGAAGCGCACCAGCCCCAGTGAGGAGTACTGGAG GAGGTATGTGCTGAACCTGTCGGATGACATCGGGAACCTGGGCGAGGTGCGGCTGCCCCTCCTCGGCTGCCTCGGTGTCTCCTGGGTCGTTGTCTTCCTCTGCCTCATCAAGGGCGTGAAGTCCTCGGGGAAG GTGGTGTATTTCACGGCCACCTTCCCCTATGTGGTGCTCACCATCCTCTTTGTGCGCGGCATCACGCTGGAGGGGGCCCTCACTGGCATCATGTACTACCTGACACCCCAGTGGGACAAGATCCTCAATGCCAAG GTGTGGGGTGATGCGGCCTCGCAGATCTTCTACTcgctgggctgtgcctggggcGGGCTCATCACCATGGCCTCCTACAACAAGTTCAACAACAACTGCTACCG GGACAGCATCATCATCAGCATCACCAACTGTGCTACCAGCGTCTATGCTGGCTTCGTCATCTTCTCCATCCTGGGCTTCATGGCCAACCACCTGGGTGTGGATGTCTCCAAGGTGGCTGACCATGGACCAGGCCTGGCCTTTGTCGCCTACCCTGAAGCTCTCACCTTGCTCCCCATCTCGCCACTGTGGTCCATTCTCTTCTTCTTTATGCTCATCCTCCTGGGGCTGGGTACACAG TTCTGCCTGCTGGAGACTCTGGTCACGGCCATTGTGGATGAGGTGGGCAATGAGTGGATCATCCGCAAAAAGACCTTCGTAACGCTGGGAGTGGCTGTGGCTGGCTTCCTGCTGGGCGTCCCACTCACCACGCAG GCGGGCATCTACTGGCTCCTGCTGATGGACAACTATGCTGCCAGCTTCTCCCTGGTGGTCATTTCCTGCATCATGTGTGTGGCCATCATGTACATCTATG GGCACCGCAACTACTTCAAGGACATTGAGATGATGCTGGGCTTTCCTCCCCCACTCTTCTTCCAGATCTGCTGGCGCTTCATCTCACCTGCCATCATATTT TTCATCCTGGTCTTCACAGTGATCCAGTACCGGCCCATCTCCTACAATGACTATGTCTACCCTACCTGGGCCATCAGCATTGGCTTCCTCATGGCGCTCTCTTCTGTCATCTGCATCCCCATCTACGCCATCTACAAAGTGTGCCGTTCTGAGGGGGACACACTGCTTGAG CGCTTGAAAAATGCTACCAAGGCAAGCAAGGACTGGGGCCCAGCGCTGCCAGAGCACCGCAGTGGGCGCTACGCCCCAGCATTCAGCCCTTCCACGGAGTCCCACCTGGAggtgcagcccctgcagccagagaaggGCCAGAGCGAGGCAGCGGCTGCATCCCCTGTGCAGGGCAGCAATGGCTCGGCCCACAGCCAGGACTCCAGACTGTGA
- the SLC6A9 gene encoding sodium- and chloride-dependent glycine transporter 1 isoform X2 yields the protein MADKCSEGLLNGAVPGEQGKQEKSVKRGNWGNQIEFVLTSVGYAVGLGNVWRFPYLCYRNGGGAFMFPYFIMLVFCGIPLFFMELSFGQFASQGCLGVWRVSPMFKGVGYGMMVVSTYIGIYYNVVICIAFYYFFVSMTHVLPWTYCSNPWNTPDCVGVLDGNLSNRATLNFTQLLNTTQKRTSPSEEYWRRYVLNLSDDIGNLGEVRLPLLGCLGVSWVVVFLCLIKGVKSSGKVVYFTATFPYVVLTILFVRGITLEGALTGIMYYLTPQWDKILNAKVWGDAASQIFYSLGCAWGGLITMASYNKFNNNCYRDSIIISITNCATSVYAGFVIFSILGFMANHLGVDVSKVADHGPGLAFVAYPEALTLLPISPLWSILFFFMLILLGLGTQFCLLETLVTAIVDEVGNEWIIRKKTFVTLGVAVAGFLLGVPLTTQAGIYWLLLMDNYAASFSLVVISCIMCVAIMYIYGHRNYFKDIEMMLGFPPPLFFQICWRFISPAIIFFILVFTVIQYRPISYNDYVYPTWAISIGFLMALSSVICIPIYAIYKVCRSEGDTLLERLKNATKASKDWGPALPEHRSGRYAPAFSPSTESHLEVQPLQPEKGQSEAAAASPVQGSNGSAHSQDSRL from the exons AACGGCGCCgtgcctggggagcagggcaAGCAGGAGAAGAGCGTCAAGCGTGGCAACTGGGGCAACCAGATCGAGTTTGTGCTGACCAGCGTGGGCTACGCCGTGGGCCTAGGCAACGTCTGGCGCTTCCCATATCTCTGCTACCGCAATGGGGGAG GTGCCTTCATGTTCCCCTACTTCATCATGCTGGTGTTCTGTGGCATCCCTCTCTTCTTCATGGAGCTCTCCTTTGGGCAGTTTGCCAGCCAAGGCTGCCTTGGCGTCTGGAGGGTCAGCCCCATGTTCAAAG GCGTGGGCTACGGGATGATGGTGGTGTCCACATACATCGGGATCTACTACAACGTGGTGATCTGTATTGCCTTCTACTACTTCTTTGTGTCCATGACGCACGTGCTGCCCTGGACATACTGCAGCAACCCCTGGAACACGCCCGACTGCGTGGGGGTGCTGGACGGGAACCTCTCCAACCGTGCCACCCTCAACTTTACCCAGCTCCTCAACACCACCCAGAAGCGCACCAGCCCCAGTGAGGAGTACTGGAG GAGGTATGTGCTGAACCTGTCGGATGACATCGGGAACCTGGGCGAGGTGCGGCTGCCCCTCCTCGGCTGCCTCGGTGTCTCCTGGGTCGTTGTCTTCCTCTGCCTCATCAAGGGCGTGAAGTCCTCGGGGAAG GTGGTGTATTTCACGGCCACCTTCCCCTATGTGGTGCTCACCATCCTCTTTGTGCGCGGCATCACGCTGGAGGGGGCCCTCACTGGCATCATGTACTACCTGACACCCCAGTGGGACAAGATCCTCAATGCCAAG GTGTGGGGTGATGCGGCCTCGCAGATCTTCTACTcgctgggctgtgcctggggcGGGCTCATCACCATGGCCTCCTACAACAAGTTCAACAACAACTGCTACCG GGACAGCATCATCATCAGCATCACCAACTGTGCTACCAGCGTCTATGCTGGCTTCGTCATCTTCTCCATCCTGGGCTTCATGGCCAACCACCTGGGTGTGGATGTCTCCAAGGTGGCTGACCATGGACCAGGCCTGGCCTTTGTCGCCTACCCTGAAGCTCTCACCTTGCTCCCCATCTCGCCACTGTGGTCCATTCTCTTCTTCTTTATGCTCATCCTCCTGGGGCTGGGTACACAG TTCTGCCTGCTGGAGACTCTGGTCACGGCCATTGTGGATGAGGTGGGCAATGAGTGGATCATCCGCAAAAAGACCTTCGTAACGCTGGGAGTGGCTGTGGCTGGCTTCCTGCTGGGCGTCCCACTCACCACGCAG GCGGGCATCTACTGGCTCCTGCTGATGGACAACTATGCTGCCAGCTTCTCCCTGGTGGTCATTTCCTGCATCATGTGTGTGGCCATCATGTACATCTATG GGCACCGCAACTACTTCAAGGACATTGAGATGATGCTGGGCTTTCCTCCCCCACTCTTCTTCCAGATCTGCTGGCGCTTCATCTCACCTGCCATCATATTT TTCATCCTGGTCTTCACAGTGATCCAGTACCGGCCCATCTCCTACAATGACTATGTCTACCCTACCTGGGCCATCAGCATTGGCTTCCTCATGGCGCTCTCTTCTGTCATCTGCATCCCCATCTACGCCATCTACAAAGTGTGCCGTTCTGAGGGGGACACACTGCTTGAG CGCTTGAAAAATGCTACCAAGGCAAGCAAGGACTGGGGCCCAGCGCTGCCAGAGCACCGCAGTGGGCGCTACGCCCCAGCATTCAGCCCTTCCACGGAGTCCCACCTGGAggtgcagcccctgcagccagagaaggGCCAGAGCGAGGCAGCGGCTGCATCCCCTGTGCAGGGCAGCAATGGCTCGGCCCACAGCCAGGACTCCAGACTGTGA
- the B4GALT2 gene encoding beta-1,4-galactosyltransferase 2, with protein MGAPGPAGRGWRRKRRKRKRRRRRWGPLTGAGAARQPRGRGSGPWLEPPPCPAKRTCPPARAQKMTRLLLGVTLERICKAVLLLCLLHFIIIMILYFDVYAQHLDFFSRFNARNASRAHPFSNSSRPNGTAPSYGPAGAEAPSPSTKPSTNQSATEKPLQPCQETPPGLVGRLLIEFSSPMSMERVQRENPDVRQGGKYTPPDCLPRQKVAILIPFRHREHHLKYWLHYLHPILRRQKVAYGIYIINQFGEDTFNRAKLLNVGFMEALKDDDEYDCFIFSDVDLIPMDDRNLYRCYEQPRHFAVGMDKFGFRLPYAGYFGGVSGLSKSQFLKINGFPNEYWGWGGEDDDIFNRISLNGMKVSRPDIRIGRYRMIKHERDKHNEPNPQRFTKIQNTKMTMKRDGISSLQYRLVEISRQPMYTNITVEIGRPPPRLARG; from the exons GATCAGGACCGTGGCTGGAGCCGCCCCCCTGCCCCGCCAAGCGCACATGTCCACCTGCCCGTGCCCAGAAGATGACCAGGCTGCTCTTGGGGGTGACCCTGGAAAGGATTTGCAAGgccgtgctgctgctctgcctgctccactTCATCATCATCATGATCCTCTATTTTGATGTCTACGCGCAGCACCTGGACTTCTTCAGCCGTTTCAACGCCAGGAACGCCTCGCGCGCCCACCCCTTCTCCAACTCCTCCCGCCCCAACGGCACCGCTCCCAGCTACGGGCCAGCCGGTGCTGAGGCCCCATCCCCCAGCACCAAGCCCAGCACCAACCAGTCCGCCACTGAGAAGCCCttgcagccctgccaggagaCACCTCCTGGCTTAG TTGGGCGCCTGCTCATTGAGTTCAGCTCTCCCATGAGCATGGAGCGAGTGCAGCGGGAGAACCCTGATGTACGCCAAGGCGGCAAGTACACCCCCCCAGACTGCCTACCCCGGCAGAAGGTGGCCATCCTCATCCCCTTCCGGCACCGTGAGCACCACCTCAAGTACTGGCTGCACTACCTGCACCCCATCCTGCGCCGGCAGAAGGTGGCTTATGGTATCTACATCATCAACCAG tTCGGTGAGGACACCTTCAACCGGGCCAAGCTGCTCAACGTGGGATTCATGGAGGCACTCAAGGACGACGACGAGTATGACTGCTTCATTTTCAGCGACGTGGACCTCATCCCCATGGACGATCGCAACCTCTATCGCTGCTATGAGCAGCCACGGCACTTTGCTGTTGGCATGGACAAGTTTGGGTTCAG GCTGCCCTATGCCGGCTACTTCGGCGGCGTCTCTGGGCTGAGCAAGTCCCAGTTCCTGAAGATCAATGGCTTTCCCAATGAGtactggggctggggaggagaggacGATGACATCTTTAATCG CATCTCCCTGAATGGCATGAAGGTGTCGAGGCCCGACATCCGCATCGGGAGGTACCGCATGATTAAGCATGAACGCGACAAACACAACGAGCCCAACCCGCAGAG ATTCACCAAGATCCAGAACACCAAAATGACGATGAAGCGGGATGGGATCAGCTCGCTGCAGTACCGGCTGGTGGAGATCTCCCGCCAGCCCATGTACACCAACATCACGGTGGAGATTGGCAGGCCACCGCCCCGCCTGGCCCGCGGCTAG